In one Stenotrophomonas maltophilia genomic region, the following are encoded:
- a CDS encoding M20 family metallopeptidase, whose amino-acid sequence MDSAKLGQFVNDKWDSEIVPQLVDYIRIPNKSPMFDANWVQNGYMEQAVTLMETWAKAQELPGLKVEVVRLEGRTPLILLEIPATGSETGDDTILLYGHLDKQPEMTGWDDDLGPWTPVLRGDKLYGRGGADDGYAIFGSLAAVLALQAQGLPHARCVVLIEACEESGSYDLPAYVDHLADRIGKPSLVVCLDSGCANYDQLWCTTSLRGLTGGNFTVKVLNEGVHSGDASGVVPSSFRLLRQLLSRIEDQDTGRILIDGMNVEIPAERQEQAKRAAEVVDTAIFEKFPLVDGLRPMNEDLTELVLNRTWRPALSVTGIGGMPPLESAGNVLRPQTSVKLSLRLPPTADGKTCGELLKEALLRDPPNGAQVTLDLEKASTGWNAPAMAPWLTKAIDEASQTFFGKPAMYMGEGGSIPFMGMLGEKFPGAQFMITGVLGPHSNAHGPNEFLHIPMGKKVTACVSKVISEHYAASLRGETSGSPVAADSGTRHGDHGCC is encoded by the coding sequence ATGGACAGCGCCAAGCTCGGCCAATTCGTGAATGACAAGTGGGACAGCGAAATCGTCCCGCAGTTGGTCGACTACATCCGCATTCCCAACAAGTCGCCGATGTTCGACGCCAATTGGGTGCAGAACGGCTACATGGAACAGGCGGTCACCCTGATGGAGACCTGGGCCAAGGCACAGGAGCTGCCGGGCCTGAAGGTCGAAGTGGTCCGCCTGGAAGGCCGTACCCCGCTGATTCTTCTGGAAATTCCCGCCACCGGCAGTGAAACCGGCGACGACACCATCCTGCTCTACGGGCACCTGGACAAGCAGCCGGAAATGACCGGCTGGGACGACGACCTGGGCCCGTGGACCCCGGTCCTGCGTGGCGACAAGCTCTATGGCCGCGGCGGCGCCGACGATGGCTACGCGATCTTCGGTTCGCTGGCCGCCGTGCTGGCCCTGCAGGCCCAGGGCCTGCCGCACGCGCGCTGCGTGGTCCTGATCGAAGCCTGTGAAGAGTCCGGCAGTTACGACCTGCCCGCCTACGTGGACCATCTGGCCGACCGCATCGGCAAGCCGTCGCTGGTGGTCTGCCTGGATTCGGGCTGCGCCAACTACGACCAGCTGTGGTGCACCACGTCGCTGCGCGGCCTCACCGGGGGCAACTTCACCGTCAAGGTGCTCAACGAAGGCGTGCATTCCGGCGATGCCTCCGGCGTGGTGCCGTCCAGCTTCCGCCTGCTGCGCCAGCTGCTGTCGCGCATCGAGGACCAGGACACCGGCCGCATCCTGATCGACGGCATGAACGTGGAAATCCCGGCCGAGCGCCAGGAACAGGCCAAGCGTGCCGCCGAAGTGGTCGATACGGCCATCTTCGAGAAGTTCCCGCTGGTCGATGGCCTGCGCCCGATGAACGAAGACCTCACCGAGCTGGTGCTCAACCGCACCTGGCGCCCGGCGTTGTCGGTCACCGGAATCGGCGGCATGCCGCCGCTGGAATCGGCCGGCAACGTGCTGCGCCCGCAGACCTCGGTGAAGCTGTCGCTGCGCCTGCCGCCCACCGCCGATGGCAAGACCTGCGGCGAGCTGCTGAAAGAAGCGCTGCTGCGCGATCCTCCGAACGGCGCGCAGGTCACCCTGGATCTGGAAAAGGCCTCCACCGGCTGGAATGCCCCGGCCATGGCGCCGTGGCTGACCAAGGCCATCGACGAAGCCAGCCAGACCTTCTTCGGCAAGCCGGCGATGTACATGGGCGAAGGCGGCTCGATTCCGTTCATGGGCATGCTGGGCGAGAAGTTCCCCGGTGCCCAGTTCATGATCACCGGCGTGCTTGGCCCGCACTCGAACGCGCATGGCCCGAACGAGTTCCTGCACATTCCGATGGGCAAGAAGGTCACCGCCTGCGTGTCCAAGGTGATCAGCGAGCACTACGCCGCCAGCCTGCGTGGCGAGACCAGTGGTTCGCCGGTGGCCGCCGACAGCGGCACGCGCCATGGCGACCACGGCTGCTGCTGA
- a CDS encoding DUF2066 domain-containing protein, whose protein sequence is MRRSLILTLLLALSLPVATMAQSGLRTEGDVATASGAYEAEVPVNSQAEADRNGGLARALSVVLGKLSGDRSVMSRPGVVQALRNAKDYVASYDYKQDQSVSASGAPSFRTLLVARFREDDVDSLVAALGLPLWPQPRPKPVLWLAVDDGSGPRLVSVQQANAARPLLNRAIERGYKLGLPSGGAAEQALAGAIWRQDSAAVARASSRYSPPMQLIGKLYRANGGWQADWVFVDDGRELNRWTSKDANAMRAMAAGADGAADALVKRYAKAGVATGQAGSYRVVVTGINSADDYLRLAAGLRDVPVVRNVTPLHASAGRLELTVEMTTGLAGFNRMLGDSGVLVPNAPLPALPTPIDDTTGVPVQAPVSNEYRLR, encoded by the coding sequence ATGCGCCGCAGCCTGATTCTCACCCTGCTTCTTGCGTTGAGCCTGCCGGTGGCCACGATGGCCCAGAGCGGCCTGCGCACCGAGGGGGATGTCGCCACCGCCAGTGGGGCCTACGAGGCCGAAGTGCCGGTCAACAGCCAGGCCGAGGCCGACCGCAATGGCGGGCTGGCACGCGCCCTGAGCGTAGTGCTGGGCAAGCTGTCGGGCGACCGCAGCGTGATGTCCCGGCCCGGCGTGGTGCAGGCCCTGCGCAATGCCAAGGATTACGTGGCCAGCTACGACTACAAGCAGGACCAGAGCGTCAGCGCCAGCGGTGCGCCCAGTTTCCGCACCCTGCTGGTGGCCCGTTTCCGCGAGGATGACGTCGATTCGCTGGTCGCCGCGCTGGGCCTGCCGCTGTGGCCGCAGCCCCGACCGAAGCCGGTGCTGTGGCTGGCCGTCGATGACGGCAGCGGCCCGCGCCTGGTCAGCGTGCAGCAGGCCAATGCCGCGCGCCCGCTGCTGAACCGCGCCATCGAGCGCGGCTACAAGCTGGGCCTGCCCAGTGGGGGCGCTGCCGAACAGGCGCTGGCCGGTGCCATCTGGCGCCAGGACAGCGCCGCCGTGGCCCGGGCCTCTTCGCGCTACTCGCCGCCGATGCAGCTGATCGGCAAGCTCTACCGTGCCAATGGCGGCTGGCAGGCGGACTGGGTGTTCGTCGACGATGGCCGTGAACTGAACAGATGGACCAGCAAGGACGCCAACGCCATGCGCGCGATGGCCGCGGGCGCCGATGGGGCGGCCGACGCGCTGGTCAAGCGTTATGCCAAGGCAGGTGTAGCCACCGGCCAGGCGGGCAGCTACCGGGTGGTGGTCACCGGCATCAACAGTGCCGATGACTACCTGCGACTGGCCGCAGGCCTGCGCGACGTGCCGGTGGTGCGCAATGTCACTCCGCTGCACGCCAGCGCGGGCCGGCTGGAGCTGACCGTGGAAATGACCACCGGCCTGGCCGGCTTCAACCGCATGCTGGGTGACAGCGGCGTGCTGGTTCCGAACGCCCCGCTGCCTGCCCTTCCGACACCGATCGATGACACCACCGGCGTGCCGGTGCAGGCGCCGGTCAGCAACGAGTACCGACTGCGATGA
- a CDS encoding aminoglycoside phosphotransferase family protein yields MTEPASDPQRSAQRLQWARIQLGDAQAVVERASVDAGMRSYWRVTGTRGSHIVMDAPPGLEDPRPWLRMRGLLHDHGLRVPALLAQDLDAGFLLLEDLGGPTLARILDERNADEWFGRAIDQLLRLQAIPVPADFGQFGEALLQRDAGLFDEWFLQRHLNLQLDCGEVEGLQLVHRRLMDNALGQAQLMTHRDYMPRNLMPVADGPAVLDFQDLVRGPIAYDAVSLFKDAFLSWPLQRVDEWLAQYHARAHAAGLPVPDRATFLRDADWMGIQRHVKILGLFCRLRYRDNKGHYLDDAPRFITYLDEVLPRYRELTPLRQLLDTRIKPALAELGAPMRMAR; encoded by the coding sequence ATGACCGAACCCGCCTCCGATCCCCAGCGCAGCGCGCAGCGACTGCAGTGGGCCCGTATCCAGCTTGGCGATGCACAGGCCGTGGTTGAACGTGCGTCGGTCGATGCGGGCATGCGCAGCTACTGGCGCGTCACCGGTACACGCGGCAGCCACATCGTGATGGATGCTCCGCCGGGACTGGAAGACCCCCGCCCCTGGCTGCGCATGCGCGGCCTGCTGCACGACCATGGCCTGCGTGTGCCGGCCCTGCTTGCGCAGGATCTGGACGCCGGCTTCCTGCTGCTGGAGGATCTCGGCGGTCCGACCCTGGCGAGAATCCTCGACGAGCGCAACGCCGACGAATGGTTCGGCCGCGCCATCGATCAGCTGCTGCGCCTGCAGGCGATCCCGGTGCCGGCCGACTTCGGCCAGTTCGGCGAAGCCCTGCTGCAGCGTGATGCCGGCCTGTTCGACGAATGGTTCCTGCAGCGCCATCTCAACCTGCAGCTGGACTGCGGCGAGGTCGAGGGCCTGCAGCTGGTCCATCGCCGGTTGATGGACAACGCACTGGGCCAGGCGCAGCTGATGACCCACCGCGACTACATGCCGCGCAATCTGATGCCCGTTGCCGACGGTCCGGCCGTGCTGGATTTCCAGGATCTGGTGCGGGGCCCGATCGCCTACGATGCCGTGAGCCTGTTCAAGGACGCGTTCCTGAGCTGGCCGCTGCAGCGTGTGGACGAGTGGCTCGCGCAGTACCACGCGCGCGCGCACGCTGCGGGCCTGCCGGTGCCCGACCGTGCGACCTTCCTGCGTGACGCGGACTGGATGGGCATCCAGCGCCACGTGAAGATCCTGGGCCTGTTCTGCCGCCTGCGTTATCGGGACAACAAGGGTCATTACCTGGACGATGCGCCGCGCTTCATCACCTATCTGGACGAAGTACTGCCGCGCTACCGCGAGCTGACCCCCCTGCGGCAGCTGCTGGACACACGCATCAAGCCGGCGCTGGCCGAGCTCGGCGCACCGATGCGCATGGCCCGATGA
- a CDS encoding ComEA family DNA-binding protein, whose product MPWLVVLRALVLAMGIAGAHAAEPIDINRADVQALQQGLTMVGARKAAAIVEHRRRHGPFKRVEDLTQVKGIGTVIVERNRQRITVGDRLLPADPVPGSVPVRTVPRR is encoded by the coding sequence GTGCCTTGGTTAGTCGTGTTGAGGGCACTGGTACTGGCAATGGGGATCGCAGGGGCGCATGCCGCCGAACCGATCGACATCAACCGGGCCGATGTCCAGGCGCTGCAGCAGGGATTGACGATGGTCGGAGCCAGGAAGGCTGCGGCGATCGTCGAGCACCGGCGCAGACACGGGCCCTTCAAGCGCGTCGAGGATCTGACGCAGGTGAAGGGGATAGGGACAGTGATCGTCGAACGGAATCGACAGCGGATCACCGTAGGCGACAGGCTGTTGCCCGCGGATCCGGTACCCGGATCGGTACCGGTGCGGACCGTACCAAGGCGTTGA
- the hda gene encoding DnaA regulatory inactivator Hda, producing the protein MGVPQLPLALHYPRDQRLETFIGAPDGALAQLRAIAVGASHDWVYLEGAAGTGKTHQALAMCSSAEQAGRLPTYVPLASAAGRVRAALEGLEARELVALDGLDEIAGNREDEIALFDFHNRARAAGVTVLYTAQKAPGELGLVLPDLRSRLGQCVRVLLQPLDEEGRAAVLRERALRRGLAIDEAAIEWLLSHTGRELGGLITLLDWLDRESLAAKRRITVPFLRQVLEEGRPRY; encoded by the coding sequence ATGGGTGTGCCGCAATTGCCGCTGGCCCTGCACTACCCGCGGGACCAGCGCCTGGAGACCTTCATCGGCGCACCGGATGGTGCGCTGGCGCAGCTGCGCGCGATCGCGGTCGGTGCCAGCCACGACTGGGTCTACCTGGAAGGCGCGGCAGGCACGGGCAAGACGCATCAGGCGCTGGCGATGTGTTCCAGCGCCGAGCAGGCCGGGCGGCTGCCGACCTATGTGCCGCTGGCCAGTGCGGCCGGCCGTGTGCGGGCAGCGCTGGAGGGGCTGGAGGCGCGCGAGCTGGTCGCGCTGGACGGACTGGACGAGATTGCCGGCAACCGTGAGGACGAGATTGCCCTGTTCGATTTCCATAACCGTGCGCGCGCTGCCGGCGTGACCGTGCTCTACACGGCGCAGAAGGCGCCGGGCGAACTCGGACTGGTGCTGCCGGACCTGCGCTCGCGGCTGGGCCAGTGCGTGCGGGTGCTGCTGCAGCCGCTGGACGAGGAAGGACGCGCGGCGGTGCTGCGCGAGCGCGCGCTGCGACGGGGGCTGGCCATCGACGAGGCCGCGATCGAGTGGCTGCTGTCGCACACCGGGCGCGAGCTGGGCGGGCTGATCACGCTGCTGGACTGGCTGGACCGCGAATCGCTGGCGGCCAAGCGTCGGATCACCGTGCCGTTCCTGCGCCAGGTGCTGGAAGAAGGCCGCCCTCGCTACTGA
- the purM gene encoding phosphoribosylformylglycinamidine cyclo-ligase, whose translation MTNTPSSAPSPLTYRDAGVDIDAGNELVERIKPLVKRSFRPEVMGGLGGFGALFDLSNKYREPVLVSGTDGVGTKLKLAHQLNRHDTIGIDLVAMCVNDVLVQGAEPLFFLDYFATGKLDVDTAAAVVGGIANGCTEAGCALIGGETAEMPDMYAPGEYDLAGFTVAAVEKSELKDGASVAAGDVLIGIASSGPHSNGYSLVRRIYDRAGRPADLELEGGVKLVDALMAPTRLYVKPILSLLKSHGDAIHGMAHITGGGLTENIIRVVPDGLGLDIQAASWTLPPVFQWLQKEGAVADSEMWRTFNCGIGFVLIVAPDQVEAVSAAVTAQGLDHWTIGQVVTTEGAERVRIA comes from the coding sequence GTGACCAACACCCCGTCTTCCGCCCCCTCCCCCCTCACCTACCGTGACGCGGGCGTCGACATCGACGCCGGCAACGAGCTGGTCGAGCGGATCAAGCCCCTGGTCAAGCGCAGCTTCCGTCCGGAAGTGATGGGCGGCCTGGGCGGTTTCGGCGCCCTGTTCGACCTGTCCAACAAGTACCGCGAACCGGTGCTGGTGTCGGGTACCGACGGTGTCGGCACCAAGCTGAAGCTGGCCCACCAGCTGAACCGCCACGATACGATCGGCATCGATCTGGTCGCGATGTGCGTGAACGACGTGCTGGTGCAGGGCGCCGAGCCGCTGTTCTTCCTGGACTACTTCGCCACCGGCAAGCTGGACGTGGATACCGCCGCGGCGGTCGTGGGCGGCATCGCCAACGGCTGCACCGAGGCCGGCTGCGCACTGATCGGCGGCGAGACCGCTGAAATGCCCGACATGTATGCCCCGGGCGAGTACGATCTGGCCGGCTTCACCGTGGCCGCGGTGGAAAAGAGCGAACTGAAGGATGGCGCCAGCGTGGCGGCCGGCGATGTGCTGATCGGCATCGCCTCGTCCGGCCCGCACTCCAACGGCTACTCGCTGGTCCGCCGCATCTACGACCGCGCCGGGCGTCCGGCCGATCTTGAGCTGGAAGGCGGCGTGAAGCTGGTCGACGCGCTGATGGCACCGACCCGGTTGTACGTCAAGCCGATCCTGTCGCTGCTGAAGTCGCACGGCGATGCCATCCATGGCATGGCCCACATCACCGGTGGCGGACTGACCGAGAACATCATCCGGGTGGTCCCGGACGGCCTCGGCCTGGACATCCAGGCGGCCTCGTGGACGCTGCCGCCGGTGTTCCAGTGGCTGCAGAAGGAAGGCGCGGTCGCCGACAGCGAAATGTGGCGCACCTTCAACTGCGGCATCGGCTTCGTGCTGATCGTCGCGCCGGACCAGGTCGAGGCGGTGTCCGCCGCGGTCACGGCCCAGGGCCTGGATCACTGGACCATCGGCCAGGTCGTCACCACCGAAGGCGCCGAGCGCGTCCGCATCGCCTGA
- a CDS encoding AI-2E family transporter, whose amino-acid sequence MTLTPEAEIAQFLRRVKYILLAGLIGWIVWLLAPILTPFVLALALAWLGDPLVDRIEATGRSRMTGVVLVFVAMVLVIVAALLVLVPMIEKQITTLVAAVPQAQAWLMQTGIPWFEQKTGLEVMQWLDPDRLIEWVRSHWQQAGGFAKTFMGYVSRSGFTMVTWVVNILLLPILAFYFLRDWDKLVERVASVIPRNHIGTITALARESNEVLGAFIRGQFLVMLALGVIYAGGLSLVGLKLGLLIGMIAGLISFIPYLGATTGILMAIIAALVQAQGFDLKLLILVGVVFTVGQLLESYVLTPRIVGDKIGLHPVAVIFAVMAGGQLFGFLGMLLALPVAAVSNVLLRYAHQRYRQSDLYAGEKSAIVLDGVVEPPHIILDTNDKGPDLK is encoded by the coding sequence ATGACCCTGACGCCGGAAGCTGAAATCGCGCAGTTCCTGCGCCGGGTCAAATACATCCTGCTTGCCGGCCTGATCGGCTGGATCGTGTGGCTGCTGGCGCCGATCCTGACGCCGTTCGTGCTGGCGCTGGCGCTGGCCTGGCTGGGTGATCCGCTGGTGGACCGCATCGAGGCCACCGGGCGCTCGCGCATGACCGGCGTGGTGCTGGTGTTCGTGGCCATGGTGCTGGTGATCGTCGCCGCGCTGCTGGTGCTGGTGCCGATGATCGAAAAGCAGATCACCACCCTGGTGGCGGCCGTGCCGCAGGCGCAGGCCTGGCTGATGCAGACCGGCATTCCGTGGTTCGAGCAGAAGACCGGCCTGGAGGTGATGCAGTGGCTGGACCCGGATCGCCTGATCGAATGGGTGCGCAGCCATTGGCAGCAGGCGGGCGGCTTCGCCAAGACCTTCATGGGATATGTCTCGCGCTCGGGCTTCACGATGGTGACCTGGGTGGTCAACATCCTGCTGCTGCCGATCCTGGCGTTCTACTTCCTGCGCGACTGGGACAAGCTGGTGGAGCGGGTCGCCTCGGTCATTCCGCGCAACCACATCGGCACCATCACGGCGCTGGCGCGCGAATCCAACGAGGTGCTGGGCGCCTTCATCCGCGGCCAGTTCCTGGTGATGCTGGCGCTGGGCGTGATCTATGCGGGCGGCCTGTCGCTGGTGGGGCTGAAGCTGGGGCTGCTGATCGGCATGATCGCGGGCCTGATCAGCTTCATTCCGTACCTGGGCGCGACCACCGGCATCCTGATGGCGATCATCGCCGCGCTGGTGCAGGCGCAGGGCTTCGACCTGAAACTGCTGATACTGGTCGGCGTGGTGTTCACGGTCGGCCAGTTGCTGGAGAGTTATGTACTGACGCCGCGCATCGTCGGCGACAAGATCGGCCTGCATCCGGTGGCGGTGATCTTCGCGGTGATGGCAGGCGGCCAGCTGTTCGGCTTCCTCGGCATGCTGCTGGCGCTGCCGGTGGCTGCCGTGTCCAACGTGCTGCTGCGCTATGCGCACCAGCGCTATCGGCAGAGCGATCTTTACGCGGGTGAGAAATCGGCGATCGTGCTTGACGGTGTGGTCGAGCCGCCCCACATCATCCTCGACACGAACGACAAGGGCCCCGACCTGAAGTGA
- the murU gene encoding N-acetylmuramate alpha-1-phosphate uridylyltransferase MurU yields MKALIFAAGLGERMRPLTLHTPKPLLAVAGKPLIVWHLERLAACGVRDIVVNTAWLAEQFPAMLGDGSRWGVRLHFMHEGDTPLETGGGILNALPALGEDPFLVVNGDIWTDFDFATLPREPRGQAHLVLVDNPTQHPHGDYRLDTQGLLHHDREGPCLTYAGIGVYRPSIVADWRTVIGDAPGSERLPPKFSVVPLQKHFMAQGLMTGQHHRGRWTDVGTVDRLRALDVELAANG; encoded by the coding sequence ATGAAGGCGCTGATCTTCGCCGCCGGTCTGGGCGAGCGTATGCGCCCGCTGACCCTGCACACACCCAAGCCGCTGCTCGCAGTGGCCGGCAAGCCGCTGATCGTCTGGCACCTGGAGCGCCTGGCCGCCTGCGGCGTGCGCGATATCGTGGTCAATACCGCGTGGCTGGCGGAACAATTCCCGGCGATGCTCGGCGATGGCAGCCGATGGGGTGTGCGCCTGCACTTCATGCATGAAGGCGATACCCCGCTGGAGACCGGCGGAGGCATTCTCAATGCTCTGCCGGCACTGGGTGAGGATCCGTTCCTGGTGGTCAACGGCGACATCTGGACCGATTTCGATTTCGCCACACTACCGCGCGAGCCGCGGGGCCAGGCGCATCTGGTGCTGGTCGACAACCCCACGCAGCATCCGCACGGTGATTACCGGCTGGACACACAGGGCCTGCTGCACCATGACCGCGAAGGACCGTGCCTGACCTATGCCGGCATCGGCGTGTACCGCCCTTCAATCGTGGCCGACTGGCGCACGGTGATTGGTGATGCGCCGGGCAGCGAGCGGCTGCCGCCGAAGTTCTCGGTGGTGCCACTGCAGAAGCACTTCATGGCGCAGGGGTTGATGACGGGGCAGCACCATCGCGGGCGCTGGACCGACGTCGGCACGGTGGATCGCCTGCGCGCGCTGGATGTTGAGTTGGCCGCGAACGGCTGA
- a CDS encoding DUF3108 domain-containing protein: MKTTTLLCTPLLLSLAVLPGVGWGQAQPSADPAAPSQAPAAPAVPMLPALAWEPPPLQPFTATYQAFYKGKEAGDATMQVTHTGGNQWRVDMQVVGRRGFASVLGLNIEQSTVFEERGGVYAPLSQSTVRKGLFLGKKAVGTYNWQAGTAQWTGDVKKDRAQPIPLQAGDQSALLINLAIMRDARPGVAMHYRYVDMGKVRQHDYQAAPQTENVEVGDLSYNALRVYRSNGGNNETILWIANGVPTPVRILQREDGEDRVDLRLIEYQGV; encoded by the coding sequence ATGAAGACCACGACGCTGCTGTGCACGCCCCTGCTGTTGTCGCTTGCCGTGTTGCCTGGCGTCGGCTGGGGCCAGGCACAGCCCTCTGCCGACCCGGCAGCTCCGTCGCAGGCCCCAGCCGCACCGGCCGTGCCCATGCTGCCCGCGCTGGCCTGGGAACCGCCGCCGCTGCAACCGTTCACCGCTACCTACCAGGCCTTCTACAAGGGCAAGGAAGCCGGCGATGCCACCATGCAGGTCACCCATACCGGCGGCAACCAGTGGCGGGTGGACATGCAGGTGGTGGGCCGCCGCGGCTTTGCCAGCGTGCTCGGCCTGAACATCGAGCAGAGCACGGTGTTCGAGGAGCGCGGCGGCGTCTATGCGCCGCTGAGCCAGAGCACGGTGCGCAAGGGCCTGTTCCTGGGCAAGAAGGCCGTCGGCACCTATAACTGGCAGGCCGGCACCGCGCAGTGGACCGGCGATGTGAAAAAGGATCGCGCGCAGCCCATTCCGCTGCAGGCCGGCGATCAGAGCGCCCTGCTGATCAACCTGGCGATCATGCGTGATGCCCGCCCGGGCGTGGCCATGCACTACCGCTACGTCGACATGGGCAAGGTGCGCCAGCACGACTACCAAGCCGCGCCGCAGACCGAGAACGTCGAGGTCGGCGACCTGTCCTACAACGCGCTGCGGGTATACCGCAGCAACGGCGGCAACAACGAAACCATTCTCTGGATCGCCAACGGTGTCCCCACCCCGGTGCGCATCCTGCAACGCGAAGATGGCGAAGACCGCGTCGATCTCCGCCTGATCGAATACCAAGGAGTCTGA
- the purN gene encoding phosphoribosylglycinamide formyltransferase encodes MNAPRRIAVLASGRGSNLQAILDAIASGRLPADVVGVFSDRPDAAALQRVDPSRRWAHAPKEFSDRAAYELALGDAVAASAPDWIVCAGYMRILGAGFVQRFNGRLVNIHPSLLPLYKGLHTHARALEAGDAEHGASVHLVVPELDAGTVLAQARVPVLAGDDAQSLAERVLAVEHPLLIASLQLLCDGRLAEREGQAIFDGHPLFRPLALDSAGNLNR; translated from the coding sequence ATGAACGCACCCCGCCGCATCGCCGTGCTCGCCTCCGGGCGCGGCAGCAACCTGCAGGCCATCCTGGATGCCATCGCGTCGGGCCGCCTGCCGGCCGACGTGGTGGGCGTGTTCTCCGACCGCCCCGATGCCGCGGCCCTGCAGCGGGTCGATCCTTCCCGGCGCTGGGCGCATGCACCGAAGGAATTCAGCGATCGTGCCGCCTACGAGCTGGCGCTGGGCGACGCGGTTGCCGCCTCCGCTCCGGACTGGATCGTCTGCGCCGGCTACATGCGCATTCTCGGCGCTGGCTTCGTGCAGCGCTTCAACGGTCGCCTGGTCAACATCCACCCGTCGCTGCTGCCGCTGTACAAGGGCCTGCATACGCACGCCCGGGCGCTGGAAGCCGGCGATGCCGAGCATGGCGCAAGCGTGCATCTGGTGGTGCCGGAGCTCGACGCGGGTACGGTGCTTGCGCAGGCGCGCGTGCCGGTGCTGGCGGGCGACGACGCACAGAGCCTTGCCGAGCGCGTGCTGGCAGTGGAACACCCGCTGCTGATCGCCAGCCTGCAGCTGCTGTGCGATGGCCGGCTGGCTGAACGGGAGGGACAGGCGATCTTCGACGGTCACCCCCTGTTTAGGCCGCTGGCCCTAGATTCCGCCGGAAACCTGAACCGATAA
- a CDS encoding GlsB/YeaQ/YmgE family stress response membrane protein produces MNGLFGSSSWLYILLVGFFVGLLGRFVMPGNNRMGCLLTIVLGILGALLAGWFGQYMGWYAPGEPAGFLGAVVGAVAVLAILRLFSGRR; encoded by the coding sequence ATGAATGGTCTGTTCGGCAGCAGCAGCTGGCTGTACATCCTGCTGGTCGGCTTCTTCGTCGGCCTGCTCGGGCGCTTCGTCATGCCGGGCAACAACCGCATGGGCTGCCTGCTGACCATCGTGCTGGGCATCCTCGGTGCCCTGCTGGCCGGCTGGTTTGGTCAGTACATGGGCTGGTACGCCCCAGGCGAACCGGCTGGATTCCTCGGTGCCGTGGTCGGCGCGGTGGCCGTGCTGGCGATCCTGCGCCTGTTCAGCGGTCGCCGCTGA
- a CDS encoding DUF3108 domain-containing protein, whose amino-acid sequence MNTLSRPLTWIAAATLSMASLPAMALEPFKADYLASYMGMQANGTMTLASEGSNKWRYSLQVKNQLADLSQSTVFEEVRGQLRPLSSQDRSALLVKKRNVQANYNWASNQATWTGDIKPDRAGPIALKAGDMDALLINLAIARDLAAGKPLTYRMVDEGRIKNMTYRVIGKESITVGGKSYEATKVSRADGNKELIAWIVPEFPVPARMLQRESGRDALDLTIRSMN is encoded by the coding sequence ATGAACACCCTCTCCCGCCCCCTGACGTGGATCGCCGCTGCCACCCTGTCGATGGCCAGCCTGCCGGCGATGGCCCTGGAGCCGTTCAAGGCCGACTATCTGGCCAGCTACATGGGCATGCAGGCCAACGGCACCATGACGCTGGCCAGTGAAGGCAGCAACAAGTGGCGCTACAGCCTGCAGGTGAAAAACCAGCTGGCCGACCTGAGCCAGAGCACCGTGTTCGAGGAAGTGCGCGGCCAGCTGCGTCCGCTCAGCAGCCAGGACCGCTCGGCGCTGCTGGTGAAGAAGCGCAACGTGCAGGCCAACTACAACTGGGCCAGCAACCAGGCCACCTGGACCGGCGACATCAAGCCGGACCGCGCCGGACCGATCGCCCTGAAGGCCGGCGACATGGATGCGCTGCTGATCAATCTGGCCATCGCCCGCGACCTGGCAGCCGGCAAGCCGTTGACCTACCGCATGGTCGACGAGGGCCGGATCAAGAACATGACCTACCGTGTGATCGGCAAGGAATCGATCACCGTGGGCGGCAAGAGCTACGAGGCGACCAAGGTGTCGCGTGCCGATGGCAACAAGGAGCTGATCGCCTGGATCGTGCCGGAGTTTCCGGTGCCGGCGCGCATGCTGCAGCGGGAAAGCGGCCGCGACGCGCTGGACCTGACCATCCGATCGATGAACTGA